Proteins encoded together in one Mycobacterium sp. MS1601 window:
- a CDS encoding acyltransferase family protein gives MTVHQTGSVSPTQTPQDRPSAQWGFRPDIEGLRAVAVLAVVLFHAAVPGLDGGFVGVDVFFVISGFLITGLLWRETSTTGTVRLRNFYGARARRLLPASAAVGVITAIAAVALLPPLRVPTVLYDGMASALYVGNYWFILADVNYFSDLLSPSPFQHYWSLGVEEQFYLLWPPLIIGTAWLVRRARRSHGHQTVSQRPYFVVLALVAVVSFTLSLVVTYVVPVVAFFSLPTRAWELALGGLVALSTGYWRLLKPLPAAVLGWTGAILIVLACTTLSETTLYPGTAALLPTVGTALVIGAGCASPTQGCGRILAIAPMRAIGRMSYSWYLWHWPVLVLAPAMVGHPLGLAGRLTAVALSAVLAVLTLRWVENPLRFAPRVRDSGAASLVLGGAATAVAVGVCVVLLMVASVPAGRGAPVPTLAVTAIQLPVGSDIDAYDAAVRDITTQVQDMVAASVGLQAVPSNLSPPLTKVADEQREFSFDGCLRTPYEGGQPECALGDTGSATTVALVGDSNAAMWAPALEEVAKQRGWRLELMAKMACPLMDVRIDSPFRRVIEEFQHCEQWRADILARLRVERPALVVVGAWRGYGIDETMTGFTAFDPAWLHSLTRLVQQLQGDGARVLVLGPIPSPHKSVPICLSGNLDDATACVLSRSAAVNQDGIAAEAAAAEAGGGRYADLSDLFCTTDRCPAIVGNTLVYLDVSHQTLEYSRLLAPAIGALADRALAHP, from the coding sequence GTGACAGTGCATCAAACCGGCAGTGTCAGCCCCACCCAGACACCCCAGGACAGACCGTCGGCACAGTGGGGTTTCCGGCCGGACATCGAGGGGCTTCGTGCGGTCGCGGTGCTGGCGGTGGTGCTGTTCCATGCCGCGGTGCCGGGACTCGACGGCGGGTTTGTCGGCGTGGATGTGTTTTTTGTCATCTCGGGGTTCTTGATCACGGGCCTGCTGTGGCGTGAGACCTCCACCACCGGCACCGTGCGGCTGCGCAATTTCTACGGCGCACGCGCCCGTAGACTGCTACCGGCCTCTGCGGCGGTTGGTGTCATCACCGCGATCGCGGCGGTTGCGCTGCTTCCTCCGCTGCGGGTGCCCACGGTGCTCTACGACGGTATGGCAAGTGCGCTGTACGTCGGCAATTACTGGTTCATCCTCGCCGACGTCAACTACTTCAGCGACCTGCTGTCACCCTCGCCCTTCCAGCACTACTGGTCACTCGGTGTCGAGGAACAGTTCTACCTGCTGTGGCCGCCGTTGATCATAGGCACTGCGTGGCTTGTTCGTCGCGCACGCAGATCACATGGGCACCAAACGGTTTCACAGCGTCCCTACTTCGTGGTCCTGGCTCTGGTCGCGGTGGTGTCCTTCACGCTGTCGCTGGTGGTGACCTACGTGGTGCCGGTAGTGGCATTCTTCTCGCTGCCCACCCGGGCCTGGGAGCTGGCGCTCGGTGGGCTGGTGGCGCTGTCCACCGGGTACTGGCGCTTGCTCAAGCCGCTGCCTGCCGCCGTACTGGGGTGGACCGGAGCGATTCTGATCGTGTTGGCCTGCACCACACTGAGTGAGACCACCCTGTACCCGGGGACCGCCGCGCTGCTGCCCACCGTCGGCACCGCATTGGTCATCGGCGCCGGCTGTGCATCACCTACGCAGGGATGCGGTCGCATTCTGGCCATCGCCCCGATGCGAGCGATAGGCCGGATGTCCTACTCCTGGTACCTGTGGCACTGGCCGGTGCTGGTACTCGCTCCGGCGATGGTGGGTCATCCGTTGGGACTGGCCGGCAGGCTGACTGCGGTGGCGCTGTCCGCGGTGCTCGCGGTGCTCACGTTGCGATGGGTCGAGAACCCCCTGCGCTTCGCACCGCGCGTGCGCGACTCAGGTGCTGCCAGTCTTGTGCTCGGCGGCGCCGCGACGGCGGTGGCGGTCGGTGTGTGTGTCGTGTTGCTGATGGTGGCATCCGTCCCCGCCGGTCGCGGCGCGCCGGTGCCGACACTGGCGGTGACCGCTATTCAGTTGCCTGTCGGCTCCGACATCGACGCCTATGACGCTGCGGTACGGGACATCACGACCCAGGTGCAGGACATGGTTGCGGCGTCAGTCGGACTACAGGCCGTGCCGTCCAACCTTTCTCCGCCACTCACCAAGGTTGCGGACGAGCAAAGGGAGTTCTCCTTCGACGGCTGTTTGAGAACCCCCTACGAAGGAGGACAGCCCGAGTGCGCGCTGGGTGACACGGGGTCCGCCACCACCGTGGCATTGGTGGGCGACTCCAACGCCGCCATGTGGGCCCCGGCCCTAGAAGAGGTCGCCAAGCAACGTGGCTGGCGTCTGGAGTTGATGGCCAAGATGGCCTGTCCGCTGATGGATGTCCGCATCGACAGTCCGTTCCGGCGGGTGATCGAAGAATTCCAGCACTGCGAGCAATGGCGTGCCGACATCCTGGCCAGGCTGCGGGTCGAGCGCCCAGCGCTGGTGGTGGTGGGTGCGTGGCGGGGCTACGGAATCGACGAAACAATGACGGGTTTCACCGCTTTCGACCCCGCGTGGCTCCACAGTCTGACACGGCTGGTGCAGCAGTTACAGGGCGACGGTGCCCGGGTGCTGGTGCTCGGACCCATCCCGAGTCCACACAAATCGGTCCCGATCTGTCTGTCCGGCAACCTCGATGACGCGACGGCGTGTGTGCTGTCGCGGTCGGCCGCGGTGAATCAGGACGGCATCGCCGCCGAGGCCGCCGCAGCCGAGGCAGGCGGCGGCCGCTACGCAGATCTCTCCGATCTGTTCTGCACAACCGACCGGTGCCCGGCCATTGTGGGTAACACGCTGGTGTACCTGGACGTGAGCCATCAGACACTCGAGTACTCACGATTGTTGGCGCCTGCCATCGGGGCACTCGCCGACCGTGCTCTGGCGCACCCGTGA
- a CDS encoding DUF2505 domain-containing protein — protein sequence MSRSFDGLTESSASVEQIHTAFGRQDYWAARLAGNDATTLDSLIVGAEGTVSVQLTQRIGRVMLPGLVAKFVSGEVVVVHIETWTSASDDHVHGQISATVSGGLGSCRARAKLETTPGGSRLSFTGKVDVKIPLVGGNLERAFGTNLAESIPGVVDFTTTWITEQLRTSSPATLADPLEDR from the coding sequence ATGTCCCGTTCTTTCGACGGCCTCACCGAATCATCGGCGAGCGTCGAGCAGATCCACACAGCCTTCGGCCGGCAAGATTACTGGGCCGCCCGACTGGCGGGCAACGACGCCACCACGCTGGATTCGTTGATCGTCGGCGCCGAAGGCACGGTCTCGGTCCAGCTCACCCAACGCATCGGCCGCGTCATGTTGCCCGGCCTGGTCGCCAAGTTCGTCTCCGGTGAGGTGGTCGTGGTGCACATCGAGACCTGGACATCGGCAAGTGACGACCACGTACACGGTCAGATCAGTGCGACGGTATCCGGTGGGTTGGGATCCTGCCGGGCCAGAGCCAAACTCGAGACAACCCCCGGTGGTTCACGATTGAGCTTCACCGGCAAAGTCGACGTCAAGATCCCACTGGTTGGTGGGAACCTCGAGAGAGCTTTCGGCACCAACCTGGCCGAGAGTATCCCCGGCGTCGTCGATTTCACCACGACGTGGATCACCGAGCAGTTGAGGACAAGCAGCCCAGCAACTTTGGCCGACCCACTCGAAGACAGGTGA
- a CDS encoding class I SAM-dependent methyltransferase, with translation MRVGINNGLVTLADALPGVNRIRAVQRALERRSAPVYLEIGVSRGQAFQRIGADIKIAVDPAFRLSQRARELADAKARVTHYFETTSDEFFEEAAELLREHPVDVALIDGLHTYEQVVRDVENTVRHLSEGGVIFLHDCNPPFELAGRRAESWEDFIAQQKGPLVIGIWNGDVWKAIVHLRSTRPDLVVGVLKCDQGVGFVRRGTPDSTLTYSREQVEAMTYADLKADRARLLNLKPPRYLEEFLAADTPRR, from the coding sequence ATGCGCGTGGGCATCAACAACGGCCTGGTGACGCTGGCGGATGCTTTGCCAGGTGTCAACAGGATCAGGGCGGTTCAGCGGGCCCTCGAAAGGCGTTCCGCGCCGGTCTATCTGGAGATCGGTGTCTCCAGGGGCCAGGCGTTCCAGCGGATCGGCGCAGATATCAAGATTGCTGTGGACCCCGCCTTCAGGTTGTCGCAACGTGCCCGTGAACTCGCGGATGCAAAGGCTCGCGTCACTCACTACTTCGAGACCACCAGTGACGAATTCTTCGAGGAGGCCGCCGAACTGCTGCGTGAGCACCCCGTCGACGTCGCCTTGATCGACGGCCTGCACACCTACGAACAGGTGGTGCGCGACGTCGAGAACACCGTTCGTCACCTGAGCGAGGGCGGCGTCATCTTCCTTCACGACTGCAACCCGCCGTTCGAGTTGGCAGGCCGGCGCGCAGAGTCGTGGGAGGACTTCATCGCCCAGCAGAAGGGCCCGCTGGTCATCGGGATCTGGAACGGTGACGTGTGGAAGGCGATCGTGCACCTACGAAGCACCAGACCTGACCTTGTGGTCGGTGTGCTCAAGTGCGACCAGGGTGTGGGGTTTGTCCGCAGGGGCACACCGGATTCCACGCTGACCTACTCGCGCGAACAGGTGGAGGCCATGACCTATGCCGATCTCAAGGCGGACAGGGCGCGGCTGCTGAACCTCAAACCGCCCCGGTACCTGGAGGAATTCCTGGCCGCGGACACTCCTAGGCGTTGA
- a CDS encoding glycosyltransferase — protein sequence MKFVVATWGSRGDVEPSLAAARELVRRGHDVVMAVPPDLVAFTEAAGPTAVPFGPDSQAILDAHRNFWTCFFRTPWRLATLLRSRIEIAGPLLRGWQEMSATLMSLADGADLLFTGINFEDAAANVAEYYGLPLATLHYFPLRPNGQVLPGLPATVGRRAVAAFWWLSWRGTKKVEDAQRRELGLPKSVGSAPRRITDRGSLEIQAYDAACFPGLVEEWTTAKRPLRRPFVGTLTLELATAADGEIESWIASGTPPIFFGFGSIPVESPADTIAMISAACARLGERALIGAAGTDFSASPRPGHVKVVGTMNYATVFPLCRAVVHHGGSGTTPIGMRAGVPQLILYWDMVHAIYGAAVKRLRVGTARRFSTADEQSLVDDLRTILGADYQRRARELADRITEPAKSAAAAADLLEDFARLGRTS from the coding sequence ATGAAATTCGTGGTCGCCACGTGGGGTAGCCGCGGTGATGTGGAGCCCAGCCTCGCGGCAGCGCGTGAATTGGTGCGACGGGGGCATGACGTGGTGATGGCGGTCCCGCCGGACCTCGTCGCCTTCACCGAGGCGGCAGGGCCCACGGCGGTGCCGTTCGGGCCTGACTCGCAAGCGATTCTTGATGCCCACCGCAACTTCTGGACCTGCTTCTTCCGAACCCCCTGGCGGCTGGCGACGTTGCTGCGATCACGGATCGAGATCGCCGGACCGCTGCTGCGGGGTTGGCAGGAGATGAGCGCCACCCTGATGTCGTTGGCAGACGGAGCGGACCTTCTGTTCACCGGTATCAACTTCGAAGATGCTGCCGCCAATGTTGCCGAGTACTACGGACTTCCGCTGGCCACCTTGCATTACTTCCCGTTGCGGCCCAATGGTCAGGTGCTGCCGGGGTTGCCCGCGACAGTGGGCCGTCGAGCCGTGGCCGCGTTCTGGTGGCTGTCGTGGCGCGGGACCAAGAAGGTGGAGGACGCCCAGCGCCGCGAGCTGGGACTGCCGAAGTCGGTGGGTTCGGCGCCGCGCCGAATCACTGATCGTGGTTCGCTGGAGATCCAGGCCTACGACGCTGCGTGTTTTCCTGGCTTGGTCGAGGAGTGGACGACCGCAAAACGGCCACTGCGAAGGCCGTTTGTCGGCACGCTGACACTGGAGCTGGCGACAGCGGCCGACGGTGAGATCGAATCGTGGATTGCCTCGGGAACGCCCCCGATCTTCTTCGGCTTCGGCAGCATCCCGGTGGAGTCCCCTGCTGACACGATCGCCATGATCAGCGCAGCGTGCGCTCGGTTGGGTGAACGCGCGTTGATTGGCGCAGCTGGAACCGATTTCAGTGCATCGCCGCGACCCGGGCATGTCAAGGTCGTCGGAACCATGAACTACGCGACTGTGTTTCCGTTGTGCCGTGCGGTGGTCCACCACGGAGGGTCGGGGACCACGCCGATCGGAATGCGGGCCGGTGTACCTCAATTGATCCTCTACTGGGACATGGTGCACGCGATCTACGGAGCGGCGGTGAAGCGACTGAGGGTGGGTACAGCCAGGCGCTTCTCGACGGCAGACGAACAGTCGCTGGTCGACGATCTGCGCACCATTCTGGGTGCGGACTACCAGCGCCGAGCGCGAGAACTGGCCGATCGCATCACCGAACCGGCGAAGAGCGCTGCGGCCGCGGCCGATCTCCTCGAGGACTTCGCACGACTAGGACGTACCAGCTGA
- a CDS encoding MbtH family protein, with the protein MTTNPFDDDTGRFFVLINDEEQHSLWPTFAEVPAGWRVVHGATDRADCLEFIEANWSDIRPKSLRDRLAASGTNDR; encoded by the coding sequence GTGACTACCAATCCGTTCGATGATGACACCGGTCGGTTTTTCGTCCTGATCAACGACGAGGAGCAACACAGTTTGTGGCCGACATTTGCTGAAGTTCCGGCGGGGTGGCGGGTTGTGCATGGGGCAACCGATCGCGCCGACTGTCTGGAGTTCATCGAAGCGAACTGGTCCGACATCCGGCCCAAGAGTCTGCGCGACAGGCTGGCAGCCAGCGGAACCAACGACAGGTGA